In the Mycolicibacterium thermoresistibile genome, one interval contains:
- a CDS encoding type II toxin-antitoxin system RelE/ParE family toxin — MWEVILVEEVEQWFFSLDPDVIDVVTGAIDRLEESGPALGRPTADRVKGSKYHHMKELRPAGTSIRILYIFDPTRRAVLLVAGDKAGQWKKWYQDNIPVAEQRYERWFERGE; from the coding sequence ATGTGGGAGGTCATCCTGGTCGAGGAGGTGGAACAGTGGTTCTTCAGCCTGGACCCCGATGTGATTGACGTGGTTACCGGTGCCATCGACCGGTTGGAGGAGAGCGGACCAGCGTTGGGACGCCCGACCGCCGACCGGGTGAAGGGCTCCAAGTACCACCACATGAAGGAGCTGCGCCCCGCAGGCACCAGCATCCGCATCCTGTACATCTTCGACCCGACGCGGCGAGCAGTGCTGCTGGTGGCGGGCGACAAGGCAGGACAGTGGAAGAAGTGGTATCAGGACAACATCCCCGTGGCGGAACAGCGCTACGAGAGATGGTTTGAGAGAGGTGAGTGA
- a CDS encoding XRE family transcriptional regulator encodes MARSWRDVRAEAVASGRVDPARADAARRRMKVMEHAHTLAEVRKTLGMLRQEDIAQRMGVSQARVSKLERGDLAHTELGTLLSYIQAMGGELKIEARIGDNSIDLIPA; translated from the coding sequence ATGGCACGCAGTTGGCGGGATGTCCGGGCTGAGGCGGTCGCCTCAGGTCGTGTCGATCCGGCGCGGGCTGACGCCGCGCGCAGGCGGATGAAGGTGATGGAGCACGCTCACACGCTGGCTGAAGTGCGCAAGACCCTCGGCATGTTGCGCCAGGAGGACATCGCTCAGCGCATGGGAGTGTCCCAGGCTCGCGTGTCGAAGCTGGAGCGCGGCGACCTGGCGCACACCGAGCTGGGAACGCTGCTGTCCTACATTCAGGCGATGGGCGGCGAACTGAAGATCGAGGCGCGGATCGGTGACAACAGCATCGACCTGATCCCGGCATAA
- a CDS encoding YegP family protein: protein MPAASVTRAVTTIERTNEETTDATRRWSHNWQSRWSHPPGKNQVTLVPSSWQTTVGACWCRACQAKYGGTHGRQVRAVQGPGGEYRFRLKAGNGETIAVSEGYTTRSGALNGIESVKTNAPGAPVVDLT from the coding sequence ATGCCCGCTGCCTCCGTGACTAGAGCTGTCACGACGATCGAACGAACAAACGAAGAGACCACCGACGCGACGCGCCGGTGGTCCCATAACTGGCAATCCAGGTGGTCCCATCCTCCTGGCAAAAATCAGGTCACACTGGTCCCAAGCTCATGGCAGACGACAGTCGGTGCTTGTTGGTGCCGTGCCTGTCAAGCCAAGTATGGGGGGACACATGGCAGGCAAGTTCGAGCTGTACAAGGACCGGGCGGGGAGTACCGATTCCGGCTGAAAGCGGGAAACGGGGAGACCATCGCCGTCAGCGAGGGCTACACCACGCGGTCTGGGGCGCTCAACGGGATCGAGTCCGTGAAGACCAACGCCCCTGGTGCGCCCGTCGTGGACCTGACCTGA
- a CDS encoding IS5 family transposase: MQRSDLLAQVAGVDRGRGVAAAARDAARGAASRRVARDGRRRRRRLARAGPQRGDHTGPSPVDRGRTGSKHHVIVDRHGTPLAVSLTGGNRHDVTQLMPLVEAIPRIRGRRGRPRNRPRRLFADRGYDYDKYRNLLREKGITPMIARRGAAHGSGLGKVRWVVERTFAWLHQFKRLRTRSEVRADLHQGLLELACSIICLRRLRRSF, from the coding sequence GTGCAGCGGAGTGACCTGCTGGCGCAGGTTGCGGGAGTGGACCGAGGCCGGGGTGTGGCCGCGGCTGCACGAGATGCTGCTCGCGGAGCTGCGAGCCGCCGGGTTGCTCGAGATGGACGACGTCGCCGTCGACGGCTCGCACGTGCGGGCCCTCAAAGGGGGGATCACACGGGACCCTCACCGGTCGATCGCGGCCGCACCGGCAGCAAGCACCATGTGATCGTCGACCGGCACGGAACCCCTCTTGCGGTGTCGCTGACCGGCGGAAACCGCCACGACGTCACTCAACTGATGCCGCTCGTCGAGGCGATCCCCCGTATTCGAGGCCGGCGGGGCCGGCCGCGGAATCGGCCCCGCCGGTTGTTCGCCGACCGAGGCTACGACTACGACAAGTACCGAAACCTGCTTCGCGAAAAGGGGATCACCCCGATGATTGCCCGCCGAGGCGCCGCGCATGGCTCCGGGCTCGGCAAGGTCCGCTGGGTCGTCGAGCGGACCTTCGCTTGGTTGCACCAGTTCAAGCGTCTGCGAACACGTTCCGAGGTACGAGCGGACTTGCATCAGGGGCTGCTCGAACTCGCGTGCAGCATCATCTGTTTGAGGCGACTGCGGAGATCATTCTGA
- a CDS encoding Zn-ribbon domain-containing OB-fold protein yields the protein MTQLIADNVFRVDGDRAVLLGSRRRSTGVVKFPPERPELFDADPAIQEDIEPIELSTEGTLYTYTTQEFPPPLPYKGKRSPEEFKPYIVGFIELPEGVLVEALLIGATATELSIGQKMVSTTTVFETESGEQLLTYAFKPAY from the coding sequence ATGACTCAACTCATCGCAGACAACGTGTTCCGGGTCGACGGCGACCGCGCCGTGTTGCTGGGCTCGCGGCGCCGGTCGACCGGCGTGGTGAAGTTCCCGCCCGAGCGGCCGGAGCTGTTCGACGCCGACCCGGCGATCCAGGAGGACATCGAGCCGATCGAACTGTCCACCGAGGGCACCCTCTACACCTACACCACCCAGGAGTTCCCGCCGCCGCTGCCGTACAAGGGCAAGCGCTCGCCCGAGGAGTTCAAGCCCTACATCGTCGGGTTCATCGAGCTGCCTGAGGGTGTGCTGGTCGAGGCGCTACTCATCGGCGCGACCGCCACGGAGCTGTCGATCGGCCAGAAGATGGTCAGCACCACAACGGTTTTCGAGACTGAGTCAGGTGAGCAGCTGCTCACCTACGCGTTCAAACCGGCTTACTGA
- a CDS encoding thiolase family protein produces MTSTTSRAAIVAAARTPIGTARRGSLANTPAVELAKPVVAAAVERSGLDATDFDDFVLAEVLQGGGDSARYVAVDLGLTSIPGLAVNRQCASSLSAIAVAAGQIAAGMSTAVLAGGMESCSTTPVLRKRKPFTSGKAPEDYEDPWFPFSHPPTEDAPAVDMSITVAHNCAVQYGISRQEQDEWALRSHQRAVKAIDAGSFIDEIVPVEVPQADGSTITFAEDEHPRRDTSMEVLAGLKVLHPEIEGFTVTAGNSSGVNDAAAVVALARPDTHRPVLAHVLSWASVGVEPNRTGSGPIYAIPKALDLAGRTISDVALFEINEAFAAQAIACTRELGLDDEIVNVYGSGISLGHPIAATGARMVTSAIHELRRRGGGLGVLSMCAGGGMGAAMVIEVA; encoded by the coding sequence ATGACGTCGACGACGTCCCGCGCGGCGATCGTGGCCGCCGCCCGCACCCCGATCGGCACCGCCCGTCGCGGCTCGCTGGCCAACACGCCCGCCGTCGAACTGGCCAAACCGGTGGTCGCGGCGGCCGTCGAGCGCTCCGGACTAGACGCCACCGACTTCGATGACTTCGTGCTGGCCGAGGTCCTGCAGGGCGGAGGTGACAGCGCGCGTTACGTCGCGGTCGACCTCGGGCTGACCTCCATCCCAGGGCTGGCCGTCAACCGGCAGTGCGCGTCGAGCCTGTCGGCGATCGCAGTGGCCGCCGGCCAGATCGCGGCCGGGATGAGCACCGCGGTGCTGGCCGGCGGCATGGAATCGTGCTCGACGACCCCGGTGCTGCGCAAGCGCAAGCCGTTCACGTCGGGCAAGGCGCCGGAGGACTACGAGGATCCATGGTTCCCGTTCTCCCATCCCCCGACCGAGGATGCTCCCGCGGTCGACATGTCGATCACGGTGGCGCACAACTGCGCGGTGCAATACGGCATCAGCAGGCAGGAGCAGGACGAGTGGGCGCTGCGCAGTCACCAGCGCGCGGTCAAGGCGATCGACGCGGGCTCGTTCATCGACGAGATCGTGCCCGTCGAGGTGCCGCAGGCCGACGGGTCGACAATCACATTCGCCGAGGACGAGCATCCGCGCCGCGACACCAGCATGGAGGTGCTGGCCGGGCTGAAGGTTTTGCACCCGGAGATCGAGGGTTTCACGGTGACGGCGGGTAACTCGTCCGGCGTCAACGACGCCGCGGCGGTCGTCGCGCTGGCCCGACCCGACACCCATCGCCCGGTGCTGGCCCATGTGCTGTCGTGGGCATCGGTGGGGGTGGAGCCGAATCGCACGGGCAGCGGCCCGATCTACGCGATCCCCAAGGCGCTGGATCTGGCGGGGCGCACGATCTCCGACGTCGCGCTGTTCGAGATCAACGAGGCGTTCGCCGCGCAGGCGATCGCGTGCACGCGGGAACTCGGTCTCGACGACGAGATCGTGAACGTCTACGGCTCCGGGATCAGCCTGGGTCATCCGATCGCGGCCACCGGGGCGCGGATGGTGACGTCGGCGATCCACGAATTACGGCGTCGCGGAGGCGGACTCGGCGTCCTGTCGATGTGCGCGGGCGGCGGAATGGGTGCGGCAATGGTAATCGAGGTGGCATGA
- a CDS encoding FAS1-like dehydratase domain-containing protein, translating into MGLSFRTGARTITETDFINFVTWAGFTEPLFLDASDSAAGHGRRLVPAALTYSLAEGLVIQTLAFAGTGIAFLGMDLKVRQPVYVGDTVHAVVAISESRATRNPSRGLVVSTIKVHNHHGDEVLEYSPARLVRRSATAAD; encoded by the coding sequence GTGGGCCTGTCGTTCCGGACCGGCGCCCGCACCATCACCGAAACCGACTTCATCAATTTCGTCACCTGGGCCGGCTTCACCGAGCCGCTGTTCCTGGACGCATCGGATTCTGCGGCAGGCCATGGTCGTCGCCTGGTGCCCGCCGCACTGACCTATAGCCTCGCCGAGGGACTCGTCATACAGACCCTGGCGTTCGCGGGAACCGGAATAGCCTTCCTGGGCATGGACCTCAAGGTCCGTCAGCCTGTTTACGTCGGTGACACAGTGCACGCGGTGGTCGCCATATCGGAATCCCGCGCCACCAGGAATCCCAGCCGCGGCCTCGTCGTCAGCACCATCAAGGTCCACAACCACCACGGCGACGAGGTACTCGAGTACAGCCCCGCCCGACTGGTCCGGCGCAGCGCCACAGCGGCCGACTAG
- a CDS encoding NAD(P)H-dependent flavin oxidoreductase → MPLTTKFTEAFGIEHPIAQGGMQWVGRAELVAAVANAGALGFITALTQPTPKDLANEIARCRDLTDKPFGVNLTILPTISPPPYDEYRRVIIDSGVKVVETAGSNPAPHLSHFHDNGIKVLHKCTSVRHAVKAQELGVDGISIDGFECAGHPGEDDIPGLVLIPAAAKQIEIPMIASGGFADARGLVAALALGADGINMGSRFMCTVESPVHQKVKEAIVAGDERGTELIFRTLGNTGRVASNSVSREVVRILADGGRFEDVRDLVSGARGARVYETGDLEAGIWWIGTSMGLIDDIPTVGTLLSRIIRDAEHLIEGRLQAMVRSPAGADQ, encoded by the coding sequence ATGCCCCTCACAACGAAGTTCACCGAGGCCTTCGGTATCGAACACCCCATCGCCCAGGGCGGTATGCAGTGGGTGGGACGAGCCGAACTGGTCGCGGCCGTCGCGAACGCCGGTGCGCTGGGGTTCATCACCGCGCTGACCCAGCCGACGCCGAAGGATCTGGCCAACGAGATCGCACGGTGCCGCGACCTGACCGATAAGCCGTTCGGGGTGAACCTCACGATCCTGCCGACGATCAGCCCCCCGCCCTATGACGAATACCGCCGGGTGATCATCGACTCCGGCGTCAAGGTCGTCGAGACCGCGGGATCCAACCCCGCCCCGCACCTGTCGCACTTTCACGACAACGGGATAAAGGTGCTGCACAAGTGCACCTCGGTGCGCCACGCGGTCAAGGCACAGGAACTCGGCGTGGACGGCATCAGTATCGACGGATTCGAATGTGCCGGCCACCCCGGTGAAGATGACATCCCCGGCCTGGTGCTGATCCCGGCGGCCGCCAAGCAGATCGAGATCCCGATGATCGCCTCGGGTGGCTTCGCCGATGCGCGTGGCCTGGTGGCCGCACTCGCCCTCGGCGCCGACGGCATCAACATGGGCTCCCGGTTCATGTGCACCGTCGAGTCACCGGTCCACCAGAAGGTCAAGGAGGCCATTGTCGCGGGCGATGAACGCGGCACCGAACTGATCTTTCGGACCCTTGGCAATACCGGGCGCGTGGCGAGCAACAGCGTGTCGCGCGAAGTCGTGCGGATCCTCGCCGATGGGGGCCGGTTCGAGGACGTCAGAGACCTGGTCTCCGGCGCCCGCGGAGCGCGGGTGTACGAGACGGGCGACCTTGAAGCCGGGATCTGGTGGATCGGGACGTCCATGGGACTGATCGACGACATTCCCACCGTCGGCACCCTGCTCTCCCGCATCATTCGCGACGCGGAGCACCTGATCGAGGGTCGCCTGCAGGCCATGGTGCGGTCGCCAGCCGGGGCCGATCAGTGA
- a CDS encoding MaoC family dehydratase, with protein MKTIGSIDEAIAAAGTELGVSQWFEVEQERISQFADVTLDHQWIHVDTERAKTESPYGTTIAHGFLTLSLIPGLSKDNYRVDNAKMGLNYGLNKVRFLAPVKAGSRVRVRSEMAEADKIGDDTVNLLVRHTVEIDGSEKPAAVVEMISRWIF; from the coding sequence ATGAAAACGATCGGATCCATCGACGAGGCGATCGCGGCGGCCGGTACCGAACTCGGTGTCAGCCAGTGGTTCGAGGTGGAACAGGAGCGCATCAGCCAGTTCGCCGACGTCACGCTCGACCACCAGTGGATCCACGTCGACACCGAGCGCGCGAAGACCGAGAGTCCCTACGGCACCACGATCGCACACGGCTTCCTCACGCTGTCGCTGATCCCGGGCCTGAGCAAGGACAACTACCGTGTCGACAACGCGAAGATGGGCCTCAACTACGGCCTCAACAAGGTCCGATTCCTAGCGCCGGTGAAGGCCGGCAGCCGCGTGCGCGTGCGCTCGGAGATGGCCGAGGCGGACAAGATCGGAGATGACACCGTGAATTTGCTGGTCCGCCACACCGTCGAGATCGACGGCTCCGAGAAACCGGCCGCCGTCGTCGAGATGATCTCGCGGTGGATCTTCTGA
- a CDS encoding thiolase family protein, which translates to MSRGPFDGKAVLTGAGKSQVGRRLGRTGLDLTLEAVLRAIADAGLDVDDIDGIASYPGPGVPDPGFSGAGIHDVRNALGLRSRWYISSMETAGQIGPVMEACMAVSLGLANHVVVFRSVWESTAAQQGGGGRASVLFSGGKLPPHLEWVAPFGALSAANWLAMPAQRYMQEYGLTREQLGAIAINARRNAGLNPDAIYREPMTMDDYLGARMISEPLCLYDCDIPCDGATAVIVSRRDAAKGLPRHPLTVGSVGPGMFERATWDQRSDLTTMAAHDSAATLWQNTTLTPKDVDMAQIYDGFSFLTVMWLEALGFCEHGRVGEFIEGGQRIALDGDLPINTSGGQLSAGRLHGMGFLHEACVQMWGEGGDRQAPKTPEVVAVGVGGGPVAGSMLLSSR; encoded by the coding sequence ATGAGCCGGGGTCCGTTCGACGGTAAGGCGGTGCTGACCGGCGCCGGCAAGTCCCAGGTCGGGCGTCGACTCGGCCGGACCGGCCTGGACCTCACCCTGGAGGCCGTGCTGCGTGCGATCGCCGACGCGGGCCTGGACGTTGACGACATCGACGGCATCGCCAGCTATCCCGGTCCCGGCGTTCCGGACCCGGGGTTCAGCGGAGCCGGTATCCACGACGTCCGCAACGCGCTCGGCCTGCGCAGCCGGTGGTACATCTCCAGCATGGAGACCGCGGGCCAGATCGGACCCGTGATGGAGGCCTGCATGGCCGTCAGTCTCGGGCTGGCCAACCATGTCGTCGTGTTCCGGTCGGTGTGGGAGTCCACCGCCGCGCAGCAGGGCGGCGGCGGGCGCGCGTCGGTGTTGTTCAGCGGGGGCAAGCTGCCACCGCACCTGGAGTGGGTGGCGCCGTTCGGCGCGCTGTCGGCAGCGAACTGGCTCGCCATGCCCGCCCAGCGGTACATGCAGGAATACGGGCTCACCCGCGAACAGCTCGGCGCCATCGCGATCAACGCGCGCCGCAACGCCGGGCTCAATCCGGACGCGATCTACCGCGAGCCGATGACGATGGACGACTACCTCGGCGCGCGGATGATCTCGGAACCGTTGTGCCTCTACGACTGTGACATCCCGTGCGACGGCGCCACCGCGGTGATCGTGTCACGCCGCGACGCCGCCAAGGGACTTCCGCGCCATCCGCTGACCGTGGGGTCCGTCGGCCCCGGGATGTTCGAACGCGCCACGTGGGACCAGCGCTCCGACCTCACTACGATGGCCGCCCACGACTCCGCGGCCACACTGTGGCAGAACACCACGCTGACCCCGAAAGACGTCGACATGGCGCAGATCTACGACGGCTTCTCGTTCCTGACCGTGATGTGGCTGGAGGCGCTGGGGTTCTGCGAGCACGGCAGGGTTGGCGAGTTCATCGAGGGCGGCCAGCGGATCGCCCTGGACGGTGACCTGCCGATCAACACCAGCGGCGGTCAGCTCTCCGCGGGACGGCTGCACGGAATGGGCTTCCTGCATGAGGCGTGCGTGCAGATGTGGGGAGAGGGTGGCGACCGCCAGGCCCCCAAGACGCCCGAGGTCGTCGCCGTCGGCGTCGGTGGCGGCCCGGTGGCCGGTTCGATGCTGCTCAGCAGCCGATGA
- a CDS encoding CaiB/BaiF CoA transferase family protein, with the protein MAGPLDGITVVDCSRGLAGPRASGMLADYGAEVWWVEPPGGDPLRDVRKTEYAVFNRGKRSVTLDLKADAGRARLFEMLSAADVFLTSWRPGVAERLRIGWSDLHPAFPRLVYTSITGFGEDGTLAEVAGHEAIVSSYVGVTAEQVGLRPAPIYEGLPFASIGAAYLAVIGALAALYRRTRDGRGRHVQTSLVDGALSYLGMLWGDADDADSAPPVVPGRIRLISRSFRCADDEYIGVHTGAVGAFGRLIRELGLADRVQVAEDGSDMQMPLTDDERRIVMEEVPAIFETQPRDVWLKRLLDADIAAIPELRPGQIFDEPQVRHNGMVVTVEDPVLGPLEQVAPAIRFGGLEHRPAVGAPTVGQDDGRLPTALSTYV; encoded by the coding sequence GTGGCTGGTCCGCTCGACGGGATCACCGTGGTCGACTGCTCACGAGGACTTGCCGGACCCCGTGCCAGCGGGATGCTCGCCGACTACGGCGCAGAGGTGTGGTGGGTCGAACCGCCGGGCGGTGACCCGCTGCGCGATGTGCGCAAGACCGAGTACGCGGTGTTCAACCGTGGCAAGCGCAGCGTCACGCTCGACCTCAAGGCCGACGCCGGCCGGGCCCGCTTGTTCGAGATGCTCTCCGCCGCAGATGTTTTCCTGACCAGCTGGCGTCCCGGTGTCGCCGAGCGGCTGCGGATCGGCTGGTCCGATCTGCATCCCGCGTTCCCGCGGCTGGTCTACACGTCGATCACCGGATTCGGCGAGGACGGCACACTCGCGGAGGTGGCGGGCCACGAGGCGATCGTGAGCTCGTATGTGGGCGTGACCGCCGAACAGGTCGGGCTGCGCCCCGCGCCGATCTACGAGGGCCTGCCGTTCGCCAGCATCGGCGCCGCCTATCTCGCGGTCATCGGAGCGCTGGCCGCGCTGTACCGGCGGACCCGCGACGGCCGGGGCCGCCACGTCCAGACCTCGCTGGTGGACGGTGCCCTGAGCTACCTCGGCATGCTGTGGGGCGACGCCGACGACGCCGACAGTGCGCCGCCGGTCGTGCCGGGCCGGATCCGGTTGATCTCCCGGTCATTCCGCTGCGCCGACGACGAGTACATCGGCGTGCACACCGGCGCGGTGGGCGCCTTCGGGCGGCTCATCCGTGAACTCGGGCTCGCCGACCGGGTGCAGGTCGCCGAGGACGGCTCGGACATGCAGATGCCGCTCACCGACGACGAGCGCAGGATCGTGATGGAGGAAGTACCCGCGATCTTCGAGACGCAGCCCCGTGATGTGTGGCTCAAGCGACTGCTCGACGCCGACATCGCCGCCATCCCGGAACTGCGCCCCGGCCAGATCTTCGACGAACCCCAGGTGCGCCACAACGGGATGGTGGTGACGGTCGAGGACCCGGTGCTCGGACCGCTCGAACAGGTCGCTCCGGCAATCCGTTTCGGCGGTCTGGAGCACCGGCCGGCCGTGGGTGCTCCGACGGTCGGCCAGGATGACGGCCGGCTGCCCACGGCTTTAAGCACGTATGTCTGA
- a CDS encoding aldehyde dehydrogenase family protein, translated as MQRTLPDKLPAPRLVIGGGDVISTSGGVYEHHYAATGGVQAEVPLAGPAEVDAAVAAARAAFPAWRDLDLNRRRDILQELARRLVADGERLGAIATLEVGTPNLLASSSSAMAADWFTYYAGWIGRSAGEVVPVPAGGALDYVLDEPLGVIAAIIPWNGPLISIGMKVAPALAAGNCVVLKPPENAPFSALRFAELAAEAGLPPGVLNVIPGGAEAGSALCSHPGVDKITFTGGGETARKVFAAAAQALTPVVLELGGKSANIVFPDADLDAAATMAVSAGLMMLSGQGCILPTRLLVHDDVYDEMVTRVVAGADALTVGDPWQPTTMMGPLATAAQLERVTRAVDSALSDKAGKLLAGGRRPDGLDAGYFYRPTVFGDVDPASDLAQTEIFGPVLAILRFRSEEEAVELANNTQYGLAAYIHTRDLRRAHVMAAALDAGGVAVNGFPIVPSAAPFGGVKQSGFGREGGIWGLREFQRTKNVYIGLQ; from the coding sequence GTGCAACGCACACTGCCCGACAAACTCCCCGCTCCCCGCCTCGTCATCGGCGGTGGGGACGTCATCTCCACCAGCGGCGGCGTTTACGAACACCACTACGCCGCAACGGGTGGGGTCCAGGCCGAGGTCCCACTCGCGGGCCCCGCAGAGGTCGACGCCGCGGTGGCGGCCGCCCGCGCGGCCTTCCCCGCCTGGCGTGATCTGGACCTCAACCGGCGCCGCGACATCCTGCAGGAACTGGCCCGCCGGCTGGTCGCCGACGGTGAACGTCTCGGGGCCATCGCGACCCTCGAGGTCGGTACCCCCAATCTGCTGGCGAGCTCGTCGTCGGCGATGGCCGCGGACTGGTTCACCTACTACGCCGGCTGGATCGGCCGGTCCGCGGGCGAGGTGGTCCCAGTCCCGGCGGGCGGCGCGCTGGACTACGTGCTCGACGAACCCCTCGGCGTGATCGCGGCAATCATCCCGTGGAACGGCCCGCTGATCTCCATCGGCATGAAGGTCGCCCCGGCACTGGCGGCGGGCAACTGCGTGGTGCTCAAACCACCGGAGAACGCACCGTTCTCGGCGCTGCGGTTCGCCGAGCTCGCCGCCGAGGCGGGACTGCCGCCGGGTGTCCTCAACGTCATCCCCGGCGGCGCGGAGGCGGGCAGCGCACTGTGCTCGCATCCCGGCGTCGACAAGATCACGTTCACCGGTGGTGGCGAGACGGCGCGCAAGGTGTTCGCCGCTGCCGCACAGGCACTGACCCCGGTGGTGCTCGAGCTGGGCGGGAAGTCCGCGAACATCGTGTTCCCGGACGCCGATCTGGACGCGGCCGCGACGATGGCGGTCAGCGCCGGGCTGATGATGCTGTCCGGACAGGGCTGCATTCTGCCGACACGGCTGTTGGTGCACGACGACGTCTACGACGAGATGGTGACCCGCGTGGTGGCCGGCGCCGACGCGTTGACGGTCGGCGACCCCTGGCAGCCGACCACGATGATGGGCCCGCTGGCCACCGCGGCACAGCTCGAACGCGTCACGCGCGCAGTCGATTCCGCACTGTCCGACAAGGCGGGCAAGCTTCTGGCCGGCGGCCGCCGACCCGACGGGCTCGATGCCGGCTACTTCTACCGCCCCACCGTGTTCGGTGACGTCGACCCCGCCAGCGATCTGGCCCAGACGGAGATCTTCGGGCCGGTGCTGGCGATCCTGCGCTTCCGGTCCGAGGAGGAGGCCGTCGAACTGGCCAACAACACCCAGTACGGGCTGGCTGCCTACATCCACACCCGCGACCTGCGCCGCGCACACGTGATGGCTGCCGCGCTGGACGCGGGTGGCGTTGCGGTCAACGGGTTTCCGATCGTGCCGAGCGCGGCACCGTTCGGCGGGGTCAAGCAGAGCGGATTCGGCCGGGAAGGCGGGATCTGGGGTCTGCGCGAGTTCCAGCGCACCAAGAACGTCTACATCGGCCTGCAATAG
- a CDS encoding mycofactocin-coupled SDR family oxidoreductase has protein sequence MCRQVSDKVQYPYASQEDLDETRKLVENAGRRCVTYVADVRDAAALNEAAAAGAREFGHIDAVLANAGVCTFHKDGSLTITEDLFDLVVDTNLKGVWNTIQATAPHLIEAGGGSIVITSSVAGLRGQVPYAHYVASKHGAVGLMRAFANELAPHRIRVNTIHPTGVLTAMGSDPSAYACAEPQPLFASGAANMLPDLDAAADQPYAPVAILHPEEISKTVLFLLSDDARYITGVTLPVDAGNTNKP, from the coding sequence GTGTGCCGCCAGGTCAGCGACAAGGTGCAGTACCCGTACGCTAGTCAGGAGGATCTCGACGAGACCCGCAAGCTGGTCGAGAACGCCGGCCGCCGCTGCGTGACCTACGTCGCCGACGTCCGCGACGCCGCCGCGCTCAACGAGGCCGCGGCCGCGGGCGCCCGCGAGTTCGGCCACATCGACGCGGTGCTGGCCAACGCCGGGGTGTGCACCTTCCACAAGGACGGATCGCTGACGATCACCGAGGACCTCTTCGACCTGGTCGTCGACACCAACCTCAAGGGTGTGTGGAACACGATCCAGGCGACGGCGCCGCACCTCATCGAGGCAGGCGGCGGTTCGATCGTCATCACCAGCTCGGTCGCCGGGCTGCGCGGCCAGGTGCCGTATGCGCACTACGTCGCCTCCAAGCACGGCGCCGTCGGGCTCATGCGGGCCTTTGCGAACGAGCTCGCCCCGCACCGCATCCGGGTCAACACCATCCACCCGACCGGGGTGCTGACCGCGATGGGCAGCGACCCGAGCGCGTACGCCTGCGCCGAACCGCAGCCGCTGTTCGCTTCCGGCGCGGCGAACATGCTGCCGGACCTCGACGCAGCGGCCGATCAGCCGTACGCACCAGTGGCGATCCTGCACCCCGAGGAGATCTCCAAGACGGTGCTGTTCCTGCTCTCCGACGATGCCCGCTACATCACCGGTGTCACGCTGCCGGTCGACGCCGGCAACACGAACAAGCCCTGA